One window of Mangrovibacterium diazotrophicum genomic DNA carries:
- a CDS encoding glycosyltransferase family 4 protein — translation MKVLMFGWEFPPHISGGLGTACYGLTKGLSEFKDVEVLFVVPKAYGDEDQSNMELIGANNVSITRKKVVFEDLQKKIDYYEVESGMVPYVDPEEFWKMSSKKYTETTRFVETDEEGKLEFSGKYDNNLLHEIYKYSLVAEVIARDNEFDMIHAHDWLAYPAGIAAKEMSGKPLVIHVHATDFDRSGGSVNPQVYEIEKRGMDAADQIITVSNLTRKIVIERYGIDPAKVTTVYNAVEPLSQEEKIRLKKGVDEKIVTFLGRITMQKGPEYFVEAANLVLKKMNNVRFVMAGSGDMMNAMVKRAAALKISDRFHFTGFLKGDDVFDMFRMSDVFVMPSVSEPFGIVPLEAMQSNVPVIISHQSGVSEILKYAVKIDYWDTHAMADAIYGLLNYPALWNTFMKYGKKEVDSLQWRNSAKNVRDVYLKALINE, via the coding sequence ATGAAAGTATTAATGTTTGGTTGGGAGTTTCCTCCTCATATTTCGGGAGGATTAGGGACGGCTTGCTACGGGTTAACCAAGGGTTTGTCTGAGTTCAAGGATGTTGAAGTTCTTTTTGTCGTTCCCAAAGCTTACGGTGATGAAGATCAATCAAACATGGAATTGATTGGTGCGAATAATGTGTCAATTACCCGGAAGAAAGTGGTCTTCGAAGATCTTCAAAAGAAGATCGACTACTACGAGGTTGAATCGGGCATGGTTCCTTACGTGGACCCCGAGGAATTCTGGAAGATGAGTAGTAAGAAATACACGGAAACCACTCGCTTTGTTGAAACAGACGAAGAAGGGAAGCTGGAGTTTTCGGGTAAATACGACAACAATCTCTTGCACGAGATTTATAAGTATTCGCTGGTTGCAGAAGTGATTGCCCGGGATAACGAGTTCGACATGATTCATGCCCACGACTGGTTGGCCTATCCTGCCGGAATTGCTGCCAAGGAAATGAGTGGCAAACCGCTGGTGATTCATGTTCATGCAACAGACTTCGACCGTAGTGGCGGCAGTGTGAACCCACAGGTCTACGAGATTGAAAAACGCGGAATGGACGCAGCAGATCAAATTATAACAGTAAGTAACCTCACCCGGAAGATTGTGATTGAGCGCTATGGGATAGATCCGGCCAAGGTAACCACTGTTTATAATGCTGTTGAACCATTGAGTCAAGAGGAAAAAATTAGACTCAAAAAAGGCGTTGATGAAAAGATCGTCACTTTCCTGGGACGCATTACCATGCAAAAAGGTCCGGAGTATTTTGTCGAAGCGGCGAACCTTGTTTTGAAAAAGATGAACAACGTTCGGTTTGTGATGGCCGGCAGCGGCGACATGATGAACGCGATGGTCAAACGTGCAGCTGCACTGAAGATCAGCGATCGTTTTCACTTTACGGGTTTCCTGAAAGGAGATGATGTTTTCGACATGTTCCGCATGAGCGATGTTTTCGTGATGCCGTCGGTATCCGAGCCATTCGGAATTGTGCCGTTGGAGGCGATGCAGTCGAACGTACCGGTGATCATTTCACACCAGTCGGGCGTATCTGAAATCCTGAAATATGCCGTGAAAATCGACTATTGGGATACGCATGCTATGGCCGATGCCATTTACGGATTGCTAAACTACCCTGCTTTGTGGAATACTTTCATGAAATACGGGAAAAAAGAAGTGGACAGCTTGCAATGGAGAAATTCCGCGAAGAATGTCCGGGATGTTTATTTAAAAGCTTTGATTAACGAGTAA
- a CDS encoding amylo-alpha-1,6-glucosidase, giving the protein MSYLKFDKSNLVNLEYSLTREVLRSNRAGSYMSTTIAGCNTRKYHGLLICPIPGLEGDKHLLLSSLDETVIQHGAEFNLGIHKYEGDHYEPKGHKYIRDFDAELVPKTTWRVGGVVLTKERLLVENEEQALVRYTLVEANSPTILRFKPFLAFRSIHQLSKANMYANTKYVPVENGIKLKMYDGYPFLNMQFSKEVDFVPVPHWNNSIEYQKEKERGFDYQEDLYIPGYFEIPIKKGESIIFSASTAEAKPASMKAKFTKELSKRTPRNSYLNSLKNSAQQFITKNEDGTDIIAGFPWYTGITRQTFVSLPGLTLAHGDTETFEEIVDTQLKGLKNGLFPKLYGKTSGSYGAIDTPLWFFWAVQHLYSDKKCGVGIWSKYGPAMKEILNAYRYGTDYGIHMYENGLIGSEFDQEPLTWMDSILNGNPVVKRYAMPVEVNALWYNAISLALELAQVVKDKAFIKEWDELPARIAKSFVDEYWSDSEGYLADSISLTNKDWNVRPNMVIAASMDYTPLDREKQKAILSVAKKQLLTPRGLRTLTPESPVYEGLIEGGIALREKAIHQGAVWPWLIQFFVEAYLRIHKRGGLHVAKRILEDFESDMSEHCVGSIAEMYTGNPPHAAKGAISQAWSVAAVTRLFRMLVDFEEE; this is encoded by the coding sequence ATGAGCTATCTGAAATTTGATAAGAGTAATTTGGTAAACCTGGAGTATTCACTCACGCGAGAGGTACTTCGGTCGAACCGTGCAGGTTCATACATGAGCACAACAATTGCAGGTTGTAACACCCGAAAATACCACGGACTGCTGATTTGTCCGATTCCCGGTTTGGAAGGTGATAAGCACTTGCTGTTGAGCTCGCTGGATGAAACTGTGATTCAGCATGGTGCCGAGTTTAATCTTGGTATTCATAAGTATGAAGGTGATCATTATGAGCCGAAAGGGCACAAGTATATTCGCGATTTCGACGCGGAACTGGTTCCGAAGACAACCTGGCGTGTAGGCGGGGTTGTGCTGACCAAGGAGCGCCTGTTGGTCGAAAATGAAGAGCAAGCCTTGGTTCGTTACACTCTTGTCGAAGCAAACTCGCCGACGATTCTTCGTTTTAAGCCGTTCCTGGCATTTCGGAGTATTCATCAGTTGAGCAAAGCAAACATGTATGCTAACACCAAGTATGTTCCGGTGGAAAACGGCATTAAGTTGAAAATGTACGACGGCTATCCGTTCCTGAATATGCAGTTCTCGAAAGAAGTCGATTTTGTACCGGTGCCGCATTGGAATAACAGTATCGAATATCAAAAAGAAAAAGAACGTGGTTTCGACTACCAGGAGGATCTTTATATTCCGGGTTATTTCGAAATTCCGATTAAAAAAGGGGAGAGCATTATTTTCTCAGCTTCAACTGCCGAAGCAAAACCGGCGTCAATGAAAGCAAAATTCACAAAAGAGTTATCGAAAAGAACTCCCCGCAACTCGTACCTGAATAGTTTAAAAAATTCCGCTCAGCAATTCATCACAAAAAATGAAGACGGAACTGATATAATTGCCGGTTTCCCTTGGTATACCGGCATCACACGTCAAACTTTTGTTTCCCTGCCAGGCTTGACTTTAGCTCACGGTGACACGGAAACTTTTGAGGAGATAGTCGATACACAATTGAAGGGACTTAAGAATGGACTTTTCCCGAAGCTTTACGGGAAAACGTCGGGCAGCTATGGGGCGATCGACACACCTCTTTGGTTTTTTTGGGCCGTGCAGCATTTATACAGCGACAAAAAGTGCGGGGTTGGTATTTGGTCCAAGTACGGACCTGCAATGAAGGAAATTCTCAACGCATACCGCTATGGGACCGACTATGGAATCCATATGTATGAAAACGGACTGATCGGTTCCGAGTTTGATCAGGAACCATTGACCTGGATGGACTCCATACTGAATGGAAATCCGGTTGTTAAGCGTTATGCGATGCCCGTTGAAGTAAATGCGTTGTGGTACAATGCGATTAGTTTGGCATTGGAGTTAGCGCAGGTTGTTAAAGACAAAGCATTTATTAAAGAATGGGATGAGCTTCCTGCACGTATTGCAAAGTCATTTGTCGACGAATACTGGAGTGATTCGGAAGGTTACCTGGCCGATTCCATCAGTTTAACCAATAAAGATTGGAATGTGAGACCGAATATGGTTATTGCAGCTTCCATGGACTACACTCCTTTGGATAGGGAGAAGCAGAAAGCTATTCTAAGCGTCGCAAAAAAGCAGTTGTTGACTCCGCGCGGGTTGAGAACGCTGACTCCGGAGAGCCCTGTTTATGAGGGGCTGATCGAAGGCGGAATTGCCTTGCGCGAGAAAGCGATTCACCAGGGGGCAGTTTGGCCCTGGTTGATTCAATTCTTTGTTGAGGCTTACCTGCGCATTCACAAACGAGGTGGTTTGCACGTGGCAAAACGCATTCTCGAAGATTTTGAAAGTGACATGTCTGAACACTGTGTTGGATCTATTGCAGAAATGTACACCGGAAACCCGCCACACGCGGCCAAAGGCGCCATTTCGCAAGCCTGGAGTGTTGCTGCCGTAACCCGCTTGTTTAGGATGTTGGTCGACTTTGAAGAAGAATAA
- a CDS encoding GSCFA domain-containing protein: protein MNQYFTEIEIEKYPWRMGYPDKIMFMGSCFTENIGEKMEELKFQTCINPFGIIYNPMSVAASLRKLIEKRYYTEADLFEQSGRWGSYDFHSRYSGSSAADALAIMNDQVVNGHSFLEQADYLVITFGTAWVFNLKATGKLVANCHKFPASDFNRFRLTFEQIVSEFRDLLTKLQKFNPNLKLLFTVSPIRHLKDGATGNQLSKSTLLLAVDQLINDQGKAYYNYFPSYELVMDELRDYRFYGADLVHLSPVAVDHIWSKFNESLIDDKAGKLMSRIAKLRKAIQHRPFRKDVPEYEDFLTKNMSLLEELTINFPYLNLKKEKEYFRAELNGCKK, encoded by the coding sequence ATGAACCAATATTTTACCGAAATAGAAATTGAAAAGTACCCGTGGCGAATGGGCTACCCGGACAAGATCATGTTTATGGGGTCTTGTTTTACGGAGAATATTGGCGAGAAAATGGAGGAACTCAAATTTCAGACCTGTATCAATCCCTTTGGAATTATTTATAACCCCATGTCGGTTGCAGCCAGCCTGCGAAAGTTAATCGAAAAAAGATACTACACCGAGGCCGATTTGTTTGAACAAAGCGGACGTTGGGGAAGTTATGATTTTCATAGCCGATACTCAGGGAGTTCGGCTGCGGACGCGCTTGCTATAATGAATGACCAGGTGGTAAACGGGCATTCGTTTTTGGAGCAGGCAGACTACCTGGTTATCACATTTGGTACAGCATGGGTTTTCAATTTGAAGGCAACGGGGAAACTGGTTGCCAATTGTCATAAATTTCCGGCTTCGGATTTTAACCGCTTTCGCTTAACTTTTGAGCAAATTGTAAGTGAATTTAGGGATTTATTAACGAAGTTGCAGAAATTTAACCCAAATTTGAAATTACTGTTTACGGTTAGCCCGATTCGGCACCTTAAGGATGGGGCAACAGGAAATCAGTTAAGCAAGTCGACTCTTCTTTTGGCTGTGGATCAATTGATAAACGACCAGGGGAAGGCGTATTATAACTATTTTCCATCCTATGAACTAGTGATGGATGAACTACGCGACTATCGCTTCTACGGGGCGGATTTAGTGCATTTATCGCCAGTCGCGGTCGACCATATTTGGTCGAAATTCAACGAAAGTTTAATCGATGATAAGGCTGGGAAACTAATGAGTCGGATTGCCAAATTACGGAAGGCAATTCAGCACCGACCTTTCCGGAAGGACGTTCCGGAATACGAAGATTTTTTAACAAAGAATATGTCTCTATTAGAGGAGTTAACAATTAATTTCCCTTATCTTAACCTGAAGAAAGAAAAAGAATATTTTCGAGCGGAATTGAACGGATGTAAAAAATGA
- a CDS encoding alpha amylase C-terminal domain-containing protein produces the protein MDTLKLIANDPWLEKHADVITSRYESARSKEFELTQGGSLRDFASGYFYYGLHRTNEGWVIRDWAPNATAIYLIGDCNGWKKDEAYRFASVGNGNWELLLSFDQLAHEDLYAFNIEWDGGSGTRIPAWVKRAVQDDETKIFSAQVWSPEQTYEWKNPDFNRGKEAPLIYESHVGMAGEEERVHTYNEFRENVLPRIKAAGYNTVQLMAIPEHPYYGSFGYHVSSFFAPSSRFGTPDELKALIDEAHGLGLAVIIDLVHSHAVKNENEGLGKYDGTRYQFFHSGPKGEHPAWDSYCFNYGKNEVLHFLLSNIRYWLEEFKFDGFRYDGVTSMLYFDHGLGKAFTGYDDYYNANVDIEATTYFYLANKLMHEINPNSLSIAEEMSGLPGLASPLADGGLGFDYRMAMGVPDYWIKLIKEVADEDWDVGQIFYELTSKRLDERVVSYAESHDQALVGDKTIIFRLIDKEMYFSMRKDQPNMTVDRGIALHKIIRLATASSAGGAYLNFMGNEFGHPEWIDFPREGNDWSFKHARRLWSIADNPELRFHWLADFDQEMMQWIKRERLLEIPEVFWRFDNKTDQILAFSRGEFLVVFNFNPINSYTGYGIPMDASKWKVLFDTDEERFGGQGRIDKGMTYYTRPAAGISSQHYLNLYLPARTAVVFKKEAFRRIR, from the coding sequence ATGGACACACTAAAATTGATCGCAAACGACCCCTGGCTTGAGAAACATGCTGATGTAATTACTTCAAGGTACGAATCGGCCCGGAGTAAGGAGTTCGAATTGACCCAGGGAGGAAGTTTGCGCGATTTTGCAAGTGGCTACTTTTATTATGGACTTCACCGCACAAATGAAGGCTGGGTTATTCGCGATTGGGCTCCCAACGCAACAGCCATTTACCTGATCGGCGATTGCAATGGTTGGAAAAAGGATGAAGCATATCGGTTTGCGTCAGTCGGCAATGGAAACTGGGAGTTGCTGTTGTCTTTCGATCAGTTAGCTCACGAAGATTTATACGCTTTTAATATTGAGTGGGACGGTGGCAGTGGTACCCGGATTCCTGCTTGGGTAAAACGTGCCGTTCAGGATGATGAAACGAAGATATTCAGTGCCCAGGTGTGGAGCCCCGAACAAACTTACGAATGGAAGAATCCCGACTTCAATCGCGGAAAAGAGGCTCCGCTGATTTACGAAAGCCATGTTGGTATGGCAGGTGAGGAAGAACGGGTTCATACATATAATGAGTTCCGGGAAAATGTTTTGCCTCGCATCAAGGCGGCTGGTTATAATACGGTGCAGCTGATGGCTATTCCCGAGCATCCCTATTACGGAAGTTTCGGTTATCATGTGTCGAGTTTCTTTGCGCCTTCATCGCGTTTTGGAACGCCGGACGAGTTGAAAGCCTTGATTGACGAAGCACACGGTTTGGGGCTGGCCGTCATTATCGACCTGGTTCACTCGCACGCTGTTAAAAATGAGAATGAAGGCTTGGGAAAATACGATGGTACGCGTTACCAGTTTTTCCACAGCGGGCCAAAAGGTGAACATCCGGCTTGGGATTCCTATTGCTTCAATTATGGCAAAAATGAAGTGCTTCATTTCTTGCTTTCAAATATTCGGTATTGGCTGGAAGAATTCAAATTTGATGGTTTCCGCTACGATGGGGTAACAAGCATGTTGTACTTCGATCACGGTTTGGGAAAAGCTTTTACCGGCTACGATGATTATTACAATGCCAACGTGGACATTGAGGCCACAACCTATTTCTATTTGGCAAACAAACTCATGCACGAGATCAATCCGAATTCCTTGTCGATTGCCGAGGAAATGAGCGGTCTGCCTGGCTTGGCAAGTCCTTTGGCCGACGGAGGTCTGGGGTTTGATTACCGCATGGCGATGGGCGTGCCGGATTATTGGATTAAGCTCATCAAAGAGGTTGCTGATGAAGATTGGGATGTTGGCCAGATTTTTTACGAGTTGACGTCGAAGCGCCTGGATGAACGGGTAGTAAGTTACGCCGAGTCGCACGACCAGGCTTTGGTAGGCGACAAAACCATCATTTTCCGCCTGATTGATAAAGAAATGTATTTCAGCATGCGCAAGGATCAGCCGAATATGACGGTTGACCGTGGCATCGCCTTGCATAAAATAATCCGGTTGGCCACGGCATCCAGTGCTGGTGGCGCTTACTTGAACTTTATGGGTAACGAGTTTGGTCACCCCGAATGGATCGACTTTCCACGCGAGGGGAACGATTGGTCGTTCAAGCATGCCCGGCGTTTGTGGAGTATTGCCGATAATCCAGAATTGCGTTTCCACTGGTTGGCTGACTTCGACCAGGAAATGATGCAGTGGATTAAACGGGAACGATTACTGGAGATTCCTGAAGTTTTCTGGCGCTTCGATAATAAAACCGATCAGATTTTGGCTTTTTCACGGGGTGAATTCCTAGTGGTCTTCAACTTCAACCCGATAAATTCATACACCGGCTACGGCATTCCGATGGATGCTTCGAAGTGGAAGGTTTTATTCGACACCGACGAAGAGCGTTTCGGAGGCCAGGGACGAATTGACAAAGGAATGACTTATTATACCCGTCCTGCGGCGGGAATCAGCAGTCAGCATTATTTAAATCTTTATCTCCCGGCGCGAACCGCAGTGGTTTTCAAAAAGGAAGCTTTTAGGCGTATACGATAA
- a CDS encoding YdeI/OmpD-associated family protein, with the protein MSIKRFEYKTILFQMEQGIPGTFAGFPYDVRKEFETGGPVRINCWIDGEHKTGSLVPIGNGEHAIHIRKEILYKIGKEEGDEVHLVVEQDLSPRELEIPDDFQWLLDEDPDLNTKFEQLSFSNKSSIINYINSAKRAETRVKRIENFIQRIKIGFFPGQKLE; encoded by the coding sequence ATGTCGATTAAGCGTTTCGAATACAAAACTATTTTATTCCAGATGGAACAGGGCATTCCCGGAACTTTTGCCGGTTTTCCGTATGATGTTCGGAAGGAATTTGAAACCGGGGGCCCGGTTAGGATAAATTGCTGGATCGACGGAGAGCATAAAACGGGGAGCCTGGTACCAATCGGCAATGGAGAGCACGCCATTCACATACGCAAAGAAATTCTGTATAAAATAGGGAAGGAAGAAGGAGATGAAGTTCATCTGGTTGTTGAGCAGGATTTGTCGCCCCGGGAACTGGAGATCCCGGATGATTTTCAATGGCTGTTGGACGAAGATCCGGACTTAAATACAAAGTTTGAGCAGCTTTCCTTCAGCAACAAATCATCCATTATAAACTACATTAATTCGGCAAAACGAGCAGAAACGCGCGTTAAGCGGATCGAAAACTTCATACAGCGCATCAAAATCGGCTTCTTTCCAGGACAGAAATTAGAATAA
- the queG gene encoding tRNA epoxyqueuosine(34) reductase QueG — MDKHERIKQKAVELGFLACGISAAGYLVDEKERLRSWLAEGMNGEMEYMARNHEKRLDPRLLHEGTKSVISVLLNYYPKERQLDPEAPVLSKYAYGTDYHFVLKDKLNELLKFIHDEIGPCNGRAFVDSAPVLDKAWAVRSGLGWIGKNTNLISVEHGSFFFIGELLVDLELKTDDRIVSNHCGNCTRCIDACPTKAIVAPYVVDARRCISYQTIEQRGEIDKTLEGQFKDRVFGCDICQDVCPWNLKSEPHEEPAFDPHPRLMELSRLDWQNMDESLFAELFRKSAVMRTKYSGLMRNLKFIGKS; from the coding sequence ATGGATAAACATGAACGGATAAAGCAAAAGGCAGTCGAGCTGGGGTTTCTGGCTTGCGGAATTTCAGCGGCGGGTTACCTGGTTGATGAAAAAGAGCGGTTGAGAAGTTGGCTGGCAGAAGGGATGAATGGCGAGATGGAATACATGGCGCGCAATCATGAAAAACGTCTCGATCCCCGTTTGCTGCACGAAGGAACCAAATCCGTGATTTCCGTTTTGCTGAACTATTATCCCAAAGAACGACAGCTTGATCCGGAAGCACCTGTTCTCTCCAAATACGCTTACGGCACCGATTATCATTTTGTGTTGAAAGACAAGCTGAATGAATTGCTGAAGTTTATCCATGATGAAATTGGGCCATGTAACGGGCGGGCGTTTGTGGATTCGGCTCCGGTTTTGGATAAAGCTTGGGCTGTTCGCTCCGGCCTAGGCTGGATTGGGAAAAACACAAACCTGATTTCAGTGGAGCACGGTAGTTTCTTTTTTATCGGAGAACTGTTGGTCGATTTGGAGCTGAAAACGGATGATCGGATCGTCAGCAATCACTGCGGTAATTGTACGCGCTGTATCGATGCCTGCCCAACCAAGGCAATTGTGGCTCCTTACGTGGTTGATGCCCGTCGGTGTATTTCATACCAGACCATCGAACAGCGGGGAGAGATTGACAAGACTTTGGAAGGTCAATTCAAGGATCGGGTTTTTGGCTGCGATATTTGCCAGGATGTTTGTCCCTGGAATTTGAAGTCGGAACCGCATGAAGAACCCGCTTTCGATCCACACCCGCGGTTGATGGAGTTAAGTCGGCTGGATTGGCAAAATATGGATGAGTCACTTTTTGCGGAGCTTTTTCGCAAGTCTGCAGTAATGCGAACCAAGTACAGTGGGCTGATGCGAAATCTGAAGTTTATTGGAAAAAGCTGA
- a CDS encoding iron-sulfur cluster assembly protein: protein MDSRIDLIIEKLKDVYDPEIPVNIYDLGLVYNVDVDDSSKANIVMTLTAPGCPVADMLVEDTRQAALAVEGIEDAHVELTFEPPWDKSMMSEEARLELGFF from the coding sequence ATGGATAGCAGAATTGATCTGATTATTGAAAAACTGAAAGATGTTTACGACCCGGAGATTCCGGTTAATATATACGATTTGGGCTTGGTGTACAATGTTGATGTTGACGACTCAAGCAAAGCCAACATCGTAATGACACTGACTGCCCCAGGTTGTCCGGTTGCGGATATGTTAGTTGAAGATACCCGACAGGCTGCTTTGGCCGTTGAGGGAATCGAGGATGCTCATGTGGAGCTGACATTTGAACCGCCTTGGGACAAATCGATGATGAGTGAAGAAGCGCGCCTTGAGCTCGGATTCTTCTGA
- a CDS encoding SufE family protein: MTIEQIQAEINDEFSIYEDWMDKYSYLIELGNDLPELNAKLKNDQYVIKGCQSRVWLVPELKDGKIYFQGESDAVIVKGLVALLLRVVSGHTADEILGSELHFVDDIGLKQHLSPTRSNGLVAMIKQIKLYAVAYKKISE; the protein is encoded by the coding sequence ATGACGATTGAGCAAATCCAGGCGGAAATAAACGACGAGTTTTCGATTTACGAGGACTGGATGGACAAGTATAGTTACCTGATTGAGTTGGGTAACGATTTGCCGGAGTTGAACGCGAAATTGAAAAATGACCAATACGTGATCAAAGGCTGCCAAAGTCGTGTTTGGCTGGTGCCTGAGTTGAAAGACGGAAAAATTTACTTTCAGGGCGAAAGTGATGCTGTCATTGTAAAAGGATTGGTTGCATTGCTGTTGCGGGTTGTGTCGGGCCATACGGCAGACGAAATTTTGGGCAGCGAGTTGCATTTTGTCGACGATATTGGTTTGAAGCAGCATTTATCGCCAACACGTTCCAACGGGCTGGTTGCGATGATCAAACAAATTAAGCTATACGCTGTTGCTTATAAGAAGATTTCAGAATAG
- the rbr gene encoding rubrerythrin produces MNSLKGSQTEKNLLKAFAGESQAKNRYEFFAKQARAEGLEQIAALFEETAINEQAHANRFFGFLEGGMVEITAAYPAGKVGTTLENLEAAAAGENEEWTELYPEFARIAEEEGFKQVATVFKTIAKIEKHHEERYRKLYKNLEEGKVFEREGKVTWKCRVCGFLHESARPPKKCPACEHEQAYFELEATNF; encoded by the coding sequence ATGAATTCATTGAAAGGATCACAGACAGAAAAGAACCTGCTGAAAGCATTTGCAGGCGAATCACAAGCCAAAAACCGTTACGAATTTTTCGCCAAGCAAGCCCGTGCCGAGGGGCTGGAACAAATAGCTGCTCTTTTTGAAGAAACAGCCATTAACGAACAAGCGCATGCCAACCGTTTCTTCGGGTTCCTGGAAGGAGGCATGGTTGAAATTACCGCAGCGTACCCGGCTGGCAAAGTAGGAACCACGTTGGAAAACCTGGAAGCAGCTGCAGCGGGCGAAAACGAAGAGTGGACAGAATTGTACCCTGAGTTTGCACGCATCGCCGAAGAGGAAGGGTTCAAACAAGTGGCTACCGTTTTTAAAACAATTGCAAAAATTGAAAAACACCACGAAGAACGCTACCGCAAGCTTTACAAAAACCTAGAAGAAGGTAAAGTTTTCGAGCGTGAAGGCAAAGTAACCTGGAAATGTCGCGTGTGCGGATTCCTGCACGAATCGGCCCGTCCACCTAAAAAATGCCCTGCCTGCGAACATGAACAGGCTTATTTTGAGCTCGAAGCCACAAACTTTTAG
- a CDS encoding Crp/Fnr family transcriptional regulator produces MNSILPELEKRFPFFEKELIEEMQACGITQNFNTGDEILREGQYIKSLPIVLEGNIRIVRRDAEGRELLLYFLNPGEACSMALTCCIGEQQSNISAYADNDSMLIRIPAEQLDQWMIKYPSWKTYIMYSYRKRFDELLDTIDAVAFLEMDDRLTRFFYAHFKATGETIFKGKHQDIANHLNTSREVISRLLKQMETKGLVSLSREVIDYTPITDQFN; encoded by the coding sequence ATGAACAGCATTCTGCCAGAACTCGAAAAGCGCTTTCCGTTTTTTGAGAAAGAATTGATTGAGGAGATGCAGGCATGTGGCATTACTCAAAACTTCAACACTGGAGATGAGATATTGAGAGAGGGACAATATATCAAATCTCTACCGATTGTTCTGGAAGGAAACATCCGCATTGTTCGCAGAGACGCCGAAGGCCGCGAGCTTTTACTGTACTTTTTAAACCCCGGCGAAGCATGCAGCATGGCACTTACTTGCTGTATCGGCGAACAACAAAGCAACATCAGCGCTTATGCCGACAACGACAGCATGTTGATTCGGATACCAGCTGAGCAGCTCGACCAATGGATGATTAAATACCCTTCCTGGAAAACTTACATCATGTACTCTTATCGCAAACGCTTCGACGAGCTTCTCGACACAATCGACGCAGTTGCATTCTTAGAAATGGACGACCGCTTAACCCGGTTCTTCTACGCGCACTTTAAAGCAACAGGCGAAACCATCTTCAAAGGAAAACATCAGGATATTGCCAATCACCTGAACACCTCCCGCGAAGTTATCAGCCGCTTGCTTAAGCAAATGGAGACCAAAGGGCTCGTTAGTCTAAGTCGTGAAGTAATTGATTACACCCCAATAACAGATCAATTCAATTAG
- a CDS encoding DUF6132 family protein, whose translation MKLRKFTSKYKWQLFGTGIGIIAGFLYWYYIGCTSGTCPIQSNWHTSSLYGGLLGYFVSDLKKKPAAKEEDQDGAV comes from the coding sequence ATGAAACTCAGGAAGTTCACTTCAAAATATAAATGGCAGCTATTTGGAACCGGAATCGGCATTATCGCCGGGTTCCTGTACTGGTATTATATTGGCTGTACTTCGGGCACCTGTCCGATACAGTCGAACTGGCATACCAGCTCCTTGTACGGCGGTTTACTGGGTTATTTCGTTAGCGATTTAAAGAAAAAGCCTGCAGCAAAAGAGGAGGATCAGGATGGAGCAGTTTAA
- the trxA gene encoding thioredoxin, whose translation MEQFNAIISGNTPVLVDFFATWCGPCKMMGPILQQLKTELGENIRIIKIDVDKNPAIAQHYQVRSVPTLKIFQNGQVKWSGSGVMQADQIASIVRKVTSQK comes from the coding sequence ATGGAGCAGTTTAATGCGATCATTAGCGGGAACACCCCGGTTTTGGTCGATTTCTTTGCTACCTGGTGCGGACCATGTAAGATGATGGGGCCAATTTTGCAGCAGTTAAAAACCGAGTTGGGCGAGAATATTCGGATCATTAAAATTGATGTCGATAAAAACCCCGCAATTGCTCAACACTATCAGGTTAGAAGTGTCCCGACACTAAAAATCTTCCAAAACGGACAAGTAAAATGGAGCGGTAGTGGAGTGATGCAGGCCGACCAGATAGCGAGTATTGTCAGGAAGGTAACATCCCAAAAATAA